The Bacteroidota bacterium genome includes a region encoding these proteins:
- a CDS encoding 1-acyl-sn-glycerol-3-phosphate acyltransferase has translation MLYAILRFLFKITGRVFFSNITIRNKELIPRSGPLIVVANHPSAFMDPIVIATIFERNLYFLGKGILFKSKLGKWILPKFNTIPIYRRADDPSEMNKNEDTFRTCYQYLEKGAAILIFPEGITKTERKLGELKTGAARIALGAEAKNNFKLNVQIITVGLNYANPHKFNRGLFINIAQPISISTFQNEYETDNVNSVLKVTEMIKVQLEQNIIAIGDQKIDELSRDIEYLYKYKLVRDWGDDQHSGFLLTKNIIAAVTYFINTEPLRAEKMAIRIKQYLRNVAATGLKDEHLILEDKKKMSLGKIIFSLIGIIVGLPFFIYGFINNILPFIIPGWIAAKVASRKEFIGSIGMAMGLLTFIIFYTLQIILVGKFFDHFWITLFYALSLPVSGLYAFGYFHTIKKIKARWLLLYIFNKKSVFIANLIAERENIIAEFDIARAEFAAYRETK, from the coding sequence ATGCTTTACGCCATATTAAGATTCCTATTTAAAATAACAGGAAGAGTATTCTTCAGCAATATTACTATTCGAAATAAAGAATTAATTCCGAGATCAGGACCATTAATTGTAGTTGCCAATCACCCAAGTGCTTTTATGGATCCCATAGTTATTGCAACTATTTTTGAACGAAATTTATATTTTCTAGGGAAAGGGATTTTGTTTAAATCTAAATTAGGAAAATGGATATTACCTAAATTTAATACGATACCTATTTACCGGCGCGCTGATGACCCCTCGGAAATGAATAAAAACGAGGATACCTTTCGTACATGTTATCAGTATCTGGAAAAAGGTGCTGCAATTTTAATATTTCCGGAAGGCATTACAAAAACCGAAAGAAAATTGGGCGAATTAAAAACCGGTGCAGCCAGAATAGCTTTGGGTGCAGAGGCAAAAAATAATTTTAAACTGAATGTTCAGATCATTACTGTTGGATTAAATTATGCAAATCCACATAAATTCAACCGCGGCCTTTTCATCAATATCGCTCAACCAATATCAATTTCAACATTCCAAAACGAATATGAAACTGATAACGTAAACTCTGTGCTAAAAGTAACAGAAATGATAAAAGTGCAACTGGAGCAAAATATCATTGCGATCGGCGATCAAAAGATTGATGAACTTTCACGGGACATTGAATATTTATACAAATATAAACTTGTTAGGGATTGGGGTGATGATCAGCATTCCGGATTTCTGTTAACCAAAAATATAATTGCTGCAGTAACATATTTTATAAATACAGAACCGCTGCGTGCTGAAAAAATGGCCATACGAATTAAACAATATCTTCGCAATGTAGCAGCCACCGGATTAAAGGATGAGCACCTAATTCTGGAAGATAAAAAAAAGATGTCATTAGGCAAAATTATATTTTCGTTGATTGGTATTATAGTCGGGTTGCCTTTTTTTATTTATGGATTTATCAATAACATCCTTCCTTTTATAATACCGGGTTGGATCGCTGCCAAAGTTGCCTCACGTAAAGAATTTATTGGCTCTATTGGAATGGCGATGGGATTACTTACTTTTATTATATTTTATACTTTGCAGATAATTTTAGTGGGTAAATTTTTTGATCATTTTTGGATCACATTATTTTATGCTCTGAGTTTACCCGTTTCCGGATTATATGCATTCGGCTATTTTCACACAATTAAAAAAATAAAAGCGCGTTGGCTTTTGCTCTATATTTTTAATAAAAAATCAGTATTTATTGCCAATCTGATCGCCGAACGCGAAAATATAATTGCCGAATTTGACATTGCCAGAGCAGAGTTTGCTGCCTATCGTGAAACAAAATAA
- a CDS encoding bile acid:sodium symporter family protein gives MCEEIDGIQLNFASDKLFLLNLLLAFLMFGIALSLKAADFKRIVETPRKAFAGLISQYIFLPLLTFALVLIFTPCPSIALGMFLLGSCPGGNMSNFLSHLAKGNVALSVTLTATQTILAPLMTPLTFALCANIYGPTRELMQSINIDTVHLIIEILTILGIPLILGMFINYKFPGFTAKIIKPIQKISIFLFLGFVVFLFVSNYDQFVQIIGAIFILVLLHNGLAMVGGYSIASLFRLDFKDKKCLAIETGIHNATLGLIVWANFFPMLGGVAVVAGWWGIWDLVTGFAVAITWSRMAKKSLG, from the coding sequence ATGTGTGAAGAAATAGATGGCATACAACTGAATTTTGCGAGCGACAAATTATTTTTGCTCAATCTTTTATTGGCTTTTTTAATGTTCGGCATCGCGTTAAGTTTAAAGGCTGCCGATTTTAAAAGAATAGTGGAAACACCACGCAAGGCATTTGCAGGATTGATCAGCCAATATATCTTCCTCCCCTTGCTCACTTTTGCTTTGGTATTAATTTTCACACCATGTCCGAGTATAGCTCTTGGAATGTTTTTATTGGGTTCTTGTCCCGGTGGTAATATGAGCAATTTTCTTTCCCATCTCGCAAAAGGAAATGTTGCACTTTCGGTAACCCTTACTGCCACTCAAACTATTCTTGCACCATTAATGACACCGCTTACCTTCGCACTCTGCGCAAATATTTATGGACCGACCCGCGAACTTATGCAATCCATTAATATTGATACTGTTCATTTAATTATTGAGATACTCACAATATTAGGGATCCCACTTATTTTAGGAATGTTCATCAACTATAAATTCCCGGGTTTTACGGCTAAAATTATTAAACCCATTCAAAAGATCTCCATATTTTTATTTTTAGGATTTGTAGTATTTCTATTTGTAAGTAATTACGATCAATTTGTTCAAATAATTGGAGCCATATTTATTTTGGTTTTATTACATAATGGACTGGCCATGGTTGGCGGATATAGCATTGCATCACTATTTCGCCTCGACTTTAAAGATAAAAAGTGTCTTGCCATTGAAACGGGTATCCACAATGCAACTTTAGGATTAATAGTGTGGGCTAATTTTTTTCCTATGCTCGGTGGAGTTGCTGTAGTTGCCGGGTGGTGGGGAATCTGGGATCTGGTGACAGGGTTTGCCGTTGCAATTACCTGGTCGAGAATGGCGAAAAAAAGCCTAGGATAA
- a CDS encoding DUF3494 domain-containing protein has protein sequence MKNRNVFATITMIVVVLIAGCAKTELADMANIESPEPQFDIAMAGPSPVNLGSAGKFVILSKSGITNVFPSSVTGNIGSSPITGAAILLSCVEVTGSILSVDAAGPLPCSVASPSKLTNAVGAMQTAYVDAAGRVDPDFLNLGAGTIGGLTFTPGLYKWTSAVNMPTDITISGGPTDVWIFQISGTLTVGSSVNVTLIGGAKAKNIFWQTTGAVTLGTTSHFEGNILCKKAINLQTGASINGRLLAQTAVTLQMNSVTYPF, from the coding sequence ATGAAAAATAGAAATGTATTTGCAACCATTACAATGATAGTGGTTGTTTTGATCGCAGGATGTGCAAAAACGGAACTGGCTGATATGGCGAATATTGAATCTCCTGAACCTCAGTTTGACATTGCTATGGCAGGTCCTTCACCTGTAAATCTTGGTAGTGCGGGAAAATTTGTAATTCTTTCAAAATCCGGAATTACCAATGTGTTCCCATCTTCCGTTACCGGTAATATTGGTTCTAGTCCTATAACCGGTGCTGCAATTCTTTTGAGTTGCGTTGAAGTTACCGGCTCAATTTTATCTGTGGATGCTGCAGGTCCATTGCCATGCAGTGTAGCAAGTCCAAGTAAATTAACGAATGCAGTTGGCGCTATGCAAACTGCTTATGTTGATGCAGCTGGAAGAGTTGATCCCGATTTTTTGAATTTAGGCGCAGGAACAATTGGTGGCCTAACTTTTACACCGGGGTTATATAAATGGACCAGTGCAGTAAATATGCCTACAGACATTACTATTTCCGGTGGACCAACTGATGTTTGGATATTCCAGATCTCCGGTACTTTAACCGTTGGATCAAGTGTTAATGTAACATTAATTGGAGGAGCTAAGGCAAAAAATATTTTCTGGCAAACAACCGGTGCAGTTACTTTAGGAACTACCAGTCACTTTGAAGGTAATATTTTATGTAAAAAAGCGATCAATTTACAAACTGGCGCAAGTATAAATGGAAGATTATTAGCTCAAACGGCTGTTACATTACAAATGAATTCTGTTACTTATCCGTTTTAA